GCGGCTTTGATTTTATCCCAAAGCTTCCGTTTCACGGCATCGTCCGCTTCTGAGTCTTCGACGATTGTGAGCGGCCCTTCGAGCAAGCGGATGATTTCTCCCGCCGTGATGTCCGTTGCCGGTTTGACGAGCTGATAGCCGCCGTACGCCCCGCGGACGCTCTTGACGAGACCGCCGTTGCGAAGTGGACCGATCAACTGCTCTAAGTAATGTTCCGGCAAGTCATGCCGGCCCGCAATCTTTTTCAAGCTGAGCGGTTTATTGTCCGTTTCCCGGGCCAGTGCGATCATGATCGTCAATCCATAACGACCTTTTGTAGATATTTTCATCTTCATGTCTCCTTCTGCTAT
This sequence is a window from Exiguobacterium mexicanum. Protein-coding genes within it:
- the cymR gene encoding cysteine metabolism transcriptional regulator CymR, with protein sequence MKISTKGRYGLTIMIALARETDNKPLSLKKIAGRHDLPEHYLEQLIGPLRNGGLVKSVRGAYGGYQLVKPATDITAGEIIRLLEGPLTIVEDSEADDAVKRKLWDKIKAAIEKVLEETTLADLAEEDSDGYMFYI